The stretch of DNA AGCAGCTTGTGCAGCCGGTCGATGCTCTGGTGTAGCGCCACCAGCAGGTAGGTCAGGGCCACGCTGGTGCCGGTCGACCGGGCGCCGCGGCGGATCTTCAGCACCACGTCCTCGCACTGGTCGAGCATCACCAGGAGGTGGCGCGCGTCTTCCGGCTGTTCGATCTTGCCGTCCAGGTAGCGGGCATATTCGTCGAGGTAGCGGTTGACCTCGATGTTCTGCATCAGAAAGGGCGAGTCGAAATCCTCGATCGCGCTGTGGCTGTGGATCAGGCGCGGCTCCAGGCCCAGGGCGCAGATGCGGCACGACAGGGTGCGGATCGCGTCCAGCAGGCCCATCAGGGTAACGTAGCGCGCCTGGTCGGGCGTTGCGTCTTCGGCCGGCGGGGCATTGGCGATGACGTCGAACAGCTCCATCCAGTCCGCGGTCGGGACCATGCAGATCCACTGGTGGTCGTCCTCGTCGTACAGCACCTGGTCGAGCGCATCCGACAGGTAGAGGTCGTTCAATGCCGGCGGCAGGAAGCGGTAGGTGACCCGCCGCTTCAGTTCGGTGACGAAACCGTCGTTGGAGAGGATGCCGATGTCGGTGTACAGGCTGGTGTGGCGGCGCCGTTCCAGCAGGGTGGTGAGGTAGCGCCGCAAGGACCAGGCCTGCGACGGATTGCCCTTGAGCAGCTGGGTCAGCGTGCGCACGTTTTGGGCCGGATCGTCCGCCTTTTGCCAGACCCAGCGATTACGCGGGCGCAGGCAATCGACCAGGTCGACCAGGAGGTCGAGGTCGTCGCTGTCGGGATCGATTCGTTCAAGAATGGCGAGCATTGGTAATGTTGATACTGGAAAGCCATAGTGTACGCGAGGCAAAGCCGAACCATGGTTCGCCACCGAACAATGAACCCGTCGAAAGCGGTACACTGATGGACTGTATCAATGTAAAAAGAGGCATGCATGTACCTGACTTATTTCAACGGACAATGGACTGAAGGCAATGTGCCGCTGTACGGCGCGATGGACCACAGCCTGTGGCTGGGCTCCTCGGTCTTCGACGGCGCGCGCGCCATGGGCGGCAAGCTGCCCGACCTGCGTCCGCACCTGGAACGCGTGATCGTATCGAGCGAGAAGCTGGGCCTGCGCTGCCCCTTGAGCGTGGACGAGATGGAAGCGCTGGTGCGCGAAGGCGTGGCCAAGTTCCCGCAAGACGCCGAACTGTATATCCGCCCGCTGGTGTTCGGCACCGAGGGCTTCCTGATTCCGGTCGCCGAGGCCAGCCAGTTCGCCCTGACGATCTTCGACGCGCCGCTGCTGCCGTTCACCGGGTTCTCGAGCTGCCTGTCGACCCTGCGCCGCCCGCAGCCGGACATGGCGCCCACCGATGCCAAGGCCTCGGCCCTGTACGCCAACTCGACCCGCGCCATGCGCGAAGCCAAGGCGCGCGGCTTCGACCAGGCGATCATGCTCGACGCCGACGGCAACGTGGCCGAGTTCGCGGCCTCGAACCTGTTCATCGTCGCCGACGACGGCGCCGTGGTGACGCCCAGGCTGAACGGCACCTTCCTGGCCGGCATTACCCGCGCGCGCGTGATCGCGCTGCTCGCTTCCGAGGGCGTGCAGGTGCAGGAGCGCAGCGTGGCGCCGGAGGAATTATTGACCGCCCGCGAGATCTTCAGTACCGGCAACTACGGCAAGGTGACGCCGTGCACGCGCTATGAAGACCGCACGCTCGAGGCGGGCCCGGTGGCGCGCCGTGCGCGCGAGCTGTACCTGGCGTTCACCGAAACCACCTGACGCCGCATTGCGCTTTTCGTAGGGTGGGCGGCTTGCCGCCCACGCGGTGATAGCTGCAGGGTGCTATGTTGCGGCGGTGCTGGCAATAATTGACCGCGTGGGCGGGAAAACAGTCCACTGGACTATTTTCCCCCGTCCACCCGAATACGGGTCGTTTGGCACTTGCAACTCCTCGCGCAGGAATTGCAGCAGGATCACCGTCTTGGCATCGGCGATGCAGCCCGCCTTCACCTGTCTGAAAGTCTCGTCGACATCCATCCCGAGGACTTCGATGTCCTCGCCTTCCTCTTCCTTCCCGCCCCCCGGGCCCTGGCGGTCGCGTTCCCCGTATTCGCCCAGGAAGCAGTGCACCGTTTCCGTCAGCGACGAGGGATTCGGGAAAAATTCGATCATCTTGCGCAGGGCCCGGCCGCGAAACCCGGTCTCCTCGCACAGCTCGGCGCGCGCCTGCTCGCCGGGGGCGGTGTCATCCAGGTTGCCGGCCGGGACTTCGATCACGGAGCCGTCGTGGCCGGCCAGATGCGCGCCAATGCGGAACTGGCGGGTGAGCAGGACGGTGCGTCGCTCGCGGTTGTAGAGCAGCACGGCGGTGCCGCCGGCATTCGCGTAGACCTCGCGGGTGTGTTCCTGCACGCTGCCGTCGCGGCGGCGCTGGGTGAAGCTGACTTTCTTGAGCTGGCAGTAATCGTCGGACAGGATTTCCTGCTTGAGGATGCGGATGGGATTGGGATCGTCGTCTTGCATGGAGGGCTCCGGATGCGCTGGTGGACGACTATAGCGCCGCCGGCGAATCGCCAGCGTCCGGGTGGGTAAGCGGCTGCCATGAAAAAAGCCGCCGGGCTCTCGCCAGGCGGCTTTCGTTCAAGCTGACCGTTCGATCAGAACTTGCAGCTTGCGCTTACGCCAGGACGTGGATCAGCCCTGGCCGCGTTCCGCGACGTAGATCTCGACGCGGCGGTTGCGTGCACGGCTCGAGGCATCGCTGTTCGATGCGATCGGCTCGCGCGAGCCGCGGCCTTCGATCGTGATGCGGCCCGGGTTGACGCCGCGCGCAGCCAGGTAGTCGCGGGTACGGGCGGCACGGTCGACCGACAGCGGCTGGTTGATCGCATCGGTGCCGGTATTGTCGGTATGGCCGATGATGACCACGGTGGTGCCCGGGTTTTCCTGCAGCGTGGAGGCGAAGCGGTCGAGCACCGGCTGGAAGTTCGACTTGATGTCGGAACGGCCGGTATCGAACGAGACGTCGCTCGGGATATCGAGCTTCAGACGGTTGTCGGCGGTCTGGCTGACCTGCACGCCGGTGCCCTGGGTGGCCTGCTCCATGGCCTGTTTCTGTGCTTCCATGCGCTTGGACCAGATATTGCCGATCACCGCGCCGGCCGCGGCGCCGATCGCCGCGCCGCCCGCGGCGCGCTTGCCGCCGCCGCCGCTGGTGCTGGCCCCGACGATGCCGCCCAGGGCAGCGCCGATGCCGGCGCCCTGTGCGGTGCCGCGCTGGGTCGCGCTCATGTCGGCGCAGCCGGTCGCGGTAAAGGCCACGAGGGAAGCGGCGATCACGGATTTAGTCAGTTTGTTTTGCATGGTGGTTCTCCTTAACAAAAAATCCGCTTCGCGGTCATGCTTGCCGAGGCAAGCCTGCAGGCATGACTGAGAAGCGGATTGGTCTTACGAAAATTGATCAATAATAAACAACTATATACCTCGTCCGCTGATCAGGCGCACCAGGATCATGATCACGGCGACGACCAACAGGATATGGATGAAGCCGCCGATGGTGTACGAAGTCACCAGTCCGAGCAGCCAGAGAACAATCAGAATAACGGCAATTGTATACAACATGATGTTGCTCCTCCGTAAAATCACGCGCTTCGGCGTCGTGAGTCCAGTATGCCGCTGCCCACTGCTGGCCTCTGTACGATGGCGTACTTACTGCGAAATCAGTTCTTCGCGAACATCATGCATGGCCATTTTCCTTGCGCAAGCCCGGGATCCAACCCATGAAACCGATCAGCCCGGTGACCCCGATCAGGCAGGTAACCAGGCCGCCTGCTACCAGGAACAGCACGTCTTGCGGCTGCAGCCCGCCGGCCGCTGCGTCGGCCGGCGGATGCGCCGACAGGAGGCCAAATGCCGCCACGATCATTCCCCAGACGATGATGCCAATCCATGCCATGCTGTTCATGATGCTTCCCCTTCGAGATGGTTATTATGTGCACCGCACGCAGTGATAGCGTCCTGTCATTGTCGGGTTAGCTCATCCATTGGTCCGTGCGCTGCCGCACATTGCTTTTAGAAAATTATTTAGATGAAATAAAAGCCGGGAGGCTCGCGCCGTCCCGGCTTGATTGCATTGAGAAAGAAGCTCAGGCAACCGAACGCAGGCGGCCTTTCACGATGCGCACGCGGTCGCCGCTGCGCCATGCCGGCGGGCTGCTCTGGCGGAAGGTGCGCAGGGTGCCGTCGTCGAGGCGCACGCGGATTTCGTAGCTGGTGCTGGCCTTCATATTGCCTTCGACCTGGTTGCCGACCACGGCGCCGCCGATGGCGCCCGCGGCGGTCGCGATGGTGCGGCCGGAGCCGCCGCCGATCTGGTTACCCAGCAGGCCGCCGATGACGGCGCCACCGGCGGCGCCCAGTCCGCTGCCTTCGGCACGCTGCTTGATGGTGCGGACCGACTCGACGTTGCCGCAGTTCGAGCACCAGTTGCGGCCGCTGTCGGCCGCGGCCACCTGTACCGTTTTCTTGGCCGGCTTGCCGACCGGCTCCTCGACCACGCGTTCGACCACGCGCGCGGGTGCCGGCGCCGCCGCCACGGGTGCCGGCGTGTAGTTCGCCGCTGGCGCATAGGCCTGGGCCGGCTGAACCGGATAGTCGGCCGGCGCGGCGGTGTTCGGCGCCTGCACGTAGCCCGGCGCGAGTTGCTGGCCGGGCAGGTTGCCGGCCGCGCCCGGCGCCGGCTGCGGCGCTCCCTGCGGCAGGGTCGAGGCCAGCGCCAGGCGCTCGGCTTCGCTCAGCTGGCGCTCCTTGTTGCCGCCCACCGACGAGGGAATCCAGCCCAGGATCGCCGCGGTGCCGACCAGGCAGAACAGCAGGACCGCCAGCGCGGCCAGGATCATCAGCGGATGCATGCGTTCGCGTGCGGACGGGTTGGGGGAGGTGTTCATGCTGGTTCCTTTCGGAGAAGTTCTTGTTGAGGCCGGATACGAGACGCGCTGGCGGCCTGTGCATTGAGAGATTGTCCTCAGGAACAACAAGCGGTTCCGTGCGTCACCGTACATACCAGATCGGAGCGGGACGGTTACGCTGACCTAAATTGTTTGCAAATGTATCCGACAGACGGTTGGGTTGATGTTGTCCCCACGCGAGAAACACATGAATTTTGCCGCACCGCCGCCGATTGCCGAACACAACAGCAACCTCTTGCTGGCCGCGCTGCCGCCGCAGGAACTGGCGCAGATCCTGCCGCTGCTCGAGCCCGTCACCGTCGCGGTCGGCGACGTGCTGTGCGAGGCTGGCGAGCCGCTGCGCCACATCTATTTCCCCCATGACTGCCTGATTTCCCTGATGGGCGTGGCCGAAGGCCGCATGACGCTGGAGGTGGGCCTGGTGGGACGCGAAGGCATGGTCGGCGCCACGGTGGCCCTCGGCCACGATACCACCCAGGTGCGCGCCATCGTCCAGCGCGCCGGCAGCGCCAGCCGCATGGACAGCGCGCGCTTTCGCGCCGAGGTGGCGCACAATCCTTCGCTGCAGCGCGTGCTCTACCGTTACACCGACACGCAGTTGGCCCAGGCGATCCAGATCGCCGTCTGCAGCCGTTTCCACGTACTCGAGGCGCGTCTGGCGCGCTCGCTGCTGGTCACGCGCGACCGCCTGCAGTCGGACAAATTCCACTTGACCCATGAATTCCTCGCGCATGCGCTTGGCGTGCGCCGCGTCGGCGTCACCAAGGCCGCCAGCGCGCTGCAGCAGCAGGGGCTGATCAACTACAGCCGCGGGAACATCGAGATCCTCGATCCTGAAGGCCTGGCGGCGGCCTCGTGCACCTGCTACGAGATCGTGAGGGAAGCGGGCACCCAGCCCATCCACGGTGTCATGTAAACCCTGCCGGCACCATGAAAAAAGCCTGGCATCGCCAGGCTTTCTTGTCATGGTGCGCCCAGCATGGGCGCACTCCTGCGGGTGCAAGTCCCGTCGCGAGCTGACCACAGTGAGCGAAGTGAAGCGCAACTGCATGAGGGTAACCGAGTGTGGGAAGGAAGCGTGGAGCGTAAATCATGAGCCGAGGAACACGAATCGCATAGAAGGCGTTGCCGATCAGGGCGAGCGGGCCATGAATCGCGAAGCTCTTGTGGTCAAGGAGAGGTGGCGTAGATGCGGCGGTTGTGTGATGAAGGAGTGCGGCCCTTACCTGGGGACGCCCCGCCTTGTGCCTGAAAGGGCGACGAAAAAAAAAATCGGAGCGGGGTCTCAGCAGAGGTCATAGTAGTTGGAGGTAGCGCCGGGAAGGCTCGACTCCGCCGACGAAGGACCAAACGAGTAGGAGTGAATCCGATATGTCGATGCAGAAGGCACAGCGTCAGATGCCCGCTAACGCGGGGCGGGAAGCCGTAGGGCAAGGTGAAGCCATGCTCGATGCTTTCAGCGACGAAGCGTTCTGCCCGCGGCATGCAACCGGAGGCACAGGGTCGGCGCTGCTGCAAACGGCGCTGACGACAGAGAACTTGCGGCGGGCGTTCAAGCGTGTACGGGCCAATAAGGGAGCTGCCGGCGTGGATGGACTGGACATTGACCAGACCTCGCGTCTACTGGCGACCGAGTGGCTGCACATACGTGAACAACTGCTTGCAGGGACGTATCGGCCCAGCCCGGTACGTCGGGTGACGATTCCGAAGCCCGATGGTGGCGAGCGCGAGCTCGGCATTCCGACGGTGACGGATCGCCTGATCCAGCAAGCACTGCTACAGGTGCTGCAGCCGATCCTTGACCCCACTTTCAGTGAGCACAGCTATGGTTTTCGGCCGGGCAGGCGTGCGCAGGATGCGGTGTTAGCCGCTCAGGCATACGTCCAGTCCGGGTTGAGAATCGTGGTGGACGTGGACTTGTCGAAATTCTTCGACCGGGTCAACCATGACATCCTGATCGATCGCCTGAAGAAACGCATCGACGACGCCCGAGTGATCCGGCTGGTCCGTGCCTATCTGAACAGCGGCATCATGGACCATGGCGTGGTGCAGGAGCGAAGCGAAGGAACGCCGCAAGGCGGGCCATTGAGTCCGCTGCTTGCCAACGTGATGCTCGATGAAGTGGACAAGGAACTGGAACGGCGCGGCCATCGCTTTGCACGCTACGCCGACGATGCGAATGTGTATGTGCGCAGCAGGCGGGCGGGTGAGCGGGTGATGGGGCTGCTGCGGCGCTGCTATGCCAAGTTGCACCTCGTGGTCAACGAGGGCAAGAGCGCGGTAGCTAGCGTCTTCGGCCGCAAGTTCCTCGGTTACAGCCTGTGGGTGGCGCGTGGAGGCGAAATCAAACGCAAGGTGGCTGACAAGCCGCTGCAAGCGTTCAAGCAACGTATTCGGGAGCTGACCTGCCGTTCCGGCGGACGCAGCATGCCGGATGTGGTGCAGGGACTTCGTTCCTATATGCTGGGTTGGAAAGGGTACTTCCAGTTGGCGCAAACCCCAAAGGTCTGGCGCGGACTCGATGAATGGTTGCGGCACAGGCTGCGAGCTATCCAGCTCAAGCACTGGAAACGCGGAAGCACCATGTATCGGGAACTGCTCAAGCTTGGGGCTTGGCCGTCGGCAGCAAGGCACGTGGCGGCGAACAGCCGCCGCTGGTGGCACAACAGCGATAGGCTACTCAAAACAGTGATGACTATCGGCTATTTCGACCGACTGGGCGTACCCCGCCTGTCTTGACCTCAACTACTCGAACCGCCCGGTGCGGACCCGCATGCCGGGTGGTGTGGCAGGGGAGCGGCCCTCAGGGCCGTCCCCTATGCCGATCGCGTCAGGCAGCGATCAGTTGGTCTTGCCAACCTGGTTGCCGACCACGCCGCCCACGGCTGCGCCGCCAACGGTGCCGACTGCGCTGCCGCCGGTCAGGGCGCCACCGATCACGGCGCCGGCGCCGGCGCCGATCGCGGTGTTCTTGTCCTGCTGCGACATGCCGGCGCAGCCGGTCAGGCCCAGGGCTGCGGTTGCCAGGGTTGCGGTCACTGCCAGTTGTTTGATGGTTTTCATGTTGATCTCCTTTACGGTGGGTTATTTCAAGCGCAGGTCATTCTTGACCGACTTCACGCCCTTTACGGTCCGGGCAACCGATGCCGCGGCCGCCACACTGTCCGCCGAGCTGACGAATCCGCTCAGCTGTACAACGCCTTGCACGGTCTCGACCTCGATGTCGAAGACGCTCAGCGTCGGTTCACGGACGATGGCGGCCTTGACACCGGCGGTGATGGTGGCGTCGTCCACGTACTGCGCCACCGGTCCACCGCCGCCCGAGGTCGCGCATCCCGCGACCTGGCCCAGGGTCAGCATGACCGCCAGGGCGGTCGTGATACCAAATCGCTTCATGCGGCAGTGTTCGTCGAGTCCATGTGAGCAAGATACCGTTTTGCGTCTGTACTGATCTGTTCGACAACACACAGTGCCATGTAAAAAATGTTTCAGCGGAGCTGGGTCTTGCCCGGCGGCGGCGCCTTCGGCTTCTCGCGCGCGTCCGACAGCAGGCGGGCGCAGTCGCTGTCCTCGCCCGGGCCGGTATTGATGAGCGGGAGCAGGGCCGCTGCCGGCGCCGCGATGGCCGCCAGCGCGATGGCGCTACCGGCCTTCATTGCCAACACACCCTTATCCACCGACACATCCGGCTGGCTGAACGGACCGCGCACGTAGAAGGGCGAGCGTAAGGAGATCAGGCGCAGGCCCTTGGTCTTCGGATCGATGCGCAAGTCCAGCTGCTCGTTGGCCAGGTTGATGCTGCCCTCGATGTTGATCAGCGCTTCCTTGGTGTCGACCACGAAGTAGCGCGTGCGTGCCAGGCCGTTGGTGACGCCGAAATCGGTGGCCATGCAGTTGAGCTGCACCTGCTTGTCGCCGAACAGCTTGGTGATGACGATGTTGGCCACGTTCAGGCCCATCATCTCCAGCATCATCTTGCTGACCTGGCCCTGGCTGATCAGGGTCTTGAGTTCGCCGTTCGAACCGGCCAGCAGGCTGGACACGGAATTGCCCTGGGCGGTGAGACTGGCGTCGCCGCTGATGCTGCCCACCGAGGCCTGCAGCTGCTCGATCTTCGGGAACAGCTTCTTGATCTCGATTTTCCGGGCCGTGACCTTGGCCTGGGCCTTGATCGCCTTCGGTCCCTGGCGCCCGCGGCCGTCGAGGCGGATGTTCGAGCGCACGGTACCCCCGGCCATGGCGAATTCCAGCGGCTCGAGGTCGAGCACCGCATTGTCCATCTTTAAATGGGTCGACAGCTTGCTGATCGGGAAGGCGGTGTCGCGGACGATGCGGTCGGCGGCGAAGCGCACGTCGGCGTCGAGCTTGTTCCAGCGTTCGGTCTTGAATTCCTCGACCGGCAGTACCTTGCCGCCCGGCTGCACCGCGTCGGCATTGCGCTCCTTCTTGGCGGCGTTGGAGTCGGCGCCGATCAGCGGCGCCAGGTCGGCGAACACCAGCTGGCGCGAGCGGACATTGCCCGACAGCTTGGGCCGTGCCCCGCCGGTGGCGTATTCCAGGCGCCCGCCGATGTCCGAGTCCCCGACCTTGCCCTCGAAGTCCTCGTACACCCAGCGCGCGGTGCGCTTGCCCTCGCGTTCCTCGCCCAGGGTGCCGGTCAGGCGCCCCGATGTCGAGAACGGACCGGTGGTGGGCAGGACCACGCCGGTGAAGTGATACAGCTGGTCCATGCTGGGGCCGGCCAGTTCCAGCTTCAGGTCGATGGCCGCCAGTTTCGCCGGGCGCGTCACCGTGCCCTCGAGCGCGATCCGCGTCTTGCCCGAGCGCATCTGGGCTGAACCGGGTAGGGCGTGCTCTGCTGCTTGAGCGAGAGCACCGCGCCAGCCTTGCCGCCACCGCTGACCTTGGCGCCGTTATAGGTACCGTCGAGGGTCCAGCCGACGCCGTAGCGCCCGCCATTCTCGAGCGTGCGCACCTTGGCCGTCACGTCGGCCTTCGTCACCGCGTCCTTGATGTGCACGATGCCGTCGGTCAGCACCACGCGATCGAGGTCGAGCGTCCACTTGGATTTTTCTTCCTTGCGCCTGAAGGTCCAGTTGTTGCGCTGCTCGTCCAGGCGCAGCAGGTCCACGCGCGGGCCGTCGAAGCGCAGCAGCGGGATGTTGATGGTCTTCGACAGCAGGGCGAAGGGATTGACCGAGAACGAGAATCGGCGCGCGCTGCCGGAATCCTGCGCCGGCAGGTCGGCCGGGTTGCCGACATGGGTGTCGTTGGCGATCAGGTGCGGCCAGGGAATGTGGTCGCGCCAGGTGCGTTCGGACGGCGCCATAGTCTTGGCGGGCCGCACCCATTCGACGTCGAGGTTGCCGCGGATCTCGAAGGGGCGTTCGATGGCCTCGCTGACCTTGGCATTGATCCAGGGGCGGGCGCGGTTCCAGTCGAAGGTGAGGATGAACACGATGGCGATCACCGGAATGGCGATCAGGATGCCCAGGATGCTCAACAGTATCTTGCTGCTCGTGCGGCGCGCCGGACGACGGCCCTGCGCCGCCTGCTTGTCGGTCTCGACCATGGCGGACTTTCGGTGGTAGGTAGGTGCAGGCCAGCTTAGCGCAAACGCCTCGCCACCCAATGTGCGCTGCCTAACGCTCTCCTGTTGAGCAAACCCCGACCGGCGGGGCAATGTGCGCCAGCGAACCGAAGGCAAGAGATAACAGGTTTATAACGTTACCAAGGACATTTCCTCATCAACAGGAGAAAAGCGATGGACCAAGAACATGCGATGCGTCGTCTCTTGACGCCACTGGCTGCCTGCGCCGTGCTGGTGCTGGCCGGTTGCGCCAGCCCGCAGAAAGCGCCTGCGACCGCCGACGTGGCGGTGTCGCGCAATGCCGTCGAGAACGCCGTGTCGGCCGGCGCCGCCGAGCTGGCCCCGGCCGAGATCACCGCGGCCCGCGACAAGATGGTGCGTGCCAACGCGGCCCTGGCGGCCAAGGACTACAAGCTGGCCCGCGAGCTGGCGATCCAGGCCCAGGCCGATGCCAAGCTGGCGCAGAGCAAGGCCAATTCGGCCAAGGCCACCGCGGCCGCCAACGCCCTCGATGCCGACCTGCGCGTGCTGCGCGAGGAAGTCGAGCGCGCCAATGCGCCGTCGGCTACGACCTCGACGCAGTAAGCCACCCGGAATAAGAAGAAGTTCCCTTCATTGACCGCCGCGCCAGCGCGGCGCCCAGGAAAAAAGGACAAGCCATGAAAACCCGTTCCACGATGTCGCTGCTGGCCGCCGCCGTGCTGGTCACGGCCTGCGCCACCGCCCCGATGACCACGCCGACGCTGGACCAGGCGCGCGCCGATTTCGTCTCCGCCAACAACAACCCGCAGGTCGCGCAGTATGCGCCGCTCGAATTCAAGCAGGCCAGCGACGCGCTCGACCAGGCCAACGCCGCGGCCGCGCGCCGCGAAGCGGTGGCCGACGTCGACCGCCTGGCCTACGTGGCCAAGCAGCGCGTCGCCACCGCGGTGGAAGTTGCCAGGGCAAAGGCGGCGGAAGCCGACATCGCCAACGCATCGCGCGAACGCGACCAGGTCCGCCTGGCGGCCCGCACCGCGGAGGCCGACCGCGCCAAGCGCGAAGCCGAGGCCGCCCAGGCCCAGGCCGCGCAAGCCCAGGCCCAGGCCCAGGCTGCCCAGCAGCAGGCCGCCGCCGCCCAGCAGCAGAACGCCGCGCTGGCCCAGCGCGCAGCGGTACTGGAAGCCATGCTGGTCGAACTGCATGCCGTCAAGACCGAGCGCGGCTATGTCGTGACGATCGGCGACGTGCTGTTCGCCACCAACCAGTCGACCCTGACGCCGAACGGCATGTCGACCTTGCGCAAACTGGCCGACGTCATGGCGCAGAACCCGAACCGTACCGTGCTGGTCGAAGGGTTTACGGATAGTACCGGCAGCTCCTCGTACAACCAGGAGCTGTCGCAGCGCCGTGCCGAAGCCGTGGCCTCGGCGCTGGGCTCGATGGGTGTGCCGCGCGACCGCATCGCCATGCGTGCCTATGGCGAGGCCTTCCCGGTGGCCCCGAACGACACGGCGTCCAACCGCCAGCTCAACCGCCGGGTCGAGATCGTGCTGTCGAACGAGAATGCTGGAATCCCGCCACGCACCGCGGGGCGTTGAGCTGTTAATTGCAACCGGTTTCACGAGGTAACACTATGGAAGAAACGAAACACCTGGCGCATGGCTTCGACGTCGGGGCGATCCGCCGCGCGGCGGCCAACCTCGACGACGGCGCCGTCACCGAGGGCTACCAGGCCGACCGCGAGGCGGTCATCGCGATGCTGAACGACGCGCTGGCCACCGAACTGCTGTGCGTGCTGCGCTACAAGCGCCACTACTACACCGTGAGCGGCCCGAACACCGGCCACATCAAGGCCGAGTTCCTCGAGCACGCCCAGCAAGAGCAGGACCATGCCGACCGCATCGCCGAGCGCATCGTGCAGCTCAACGGATCGCCGAACTTCAATCCGGCCACGCTGACCGCGCGCAGCCACGCCGAGTACGACGATTCCGACGACGTGCAGGCGATGATCCGCGCCGATCTGATCGCCGAGCGCGTGGCCATTGAATCCTATCGCCAGATGATCCAGGCGATCGGCGACCGCGATCCGACGACGACCAAGATGCTCACCGACATCATGGCCGTCGAAGAGGAGCATGCCGACGACATGCGCGACCTGCTGGCCTGAGCCGGCTTTACACATTCACCCATCGATAACAATGGAGCACACCATGCTTGACACCACCCGCAGTAACCTGAAATCCCACGCCCACGGCTACCAGTTCGACAGCAATGCCGCCGACGCATCGTCGGACATGAAGGCACTGGTGCGCGACGCCCAGTCGATGCTGAGCGCCGCCGCCGCCCTGACGGGCGACAAGGCGGACGAACTGCGCAGCCGCGGCATGGAGTTGCTCGACCGCGCACTGGGCCGCGCCAGCCACTACCAGGGCCAGGCGATGGAAAGAGGCAGGGAACTGGCCCACGACGCCGATGTCTACGTGAAGGACAACCCATATCGTACGCTCGCGGTTGCCGCCGGTATCGGCGTGCTGCTCGGCGTCCTCCTGAGCCGTAAGCAGTAAGCGCAACCGGGGACCGCCATGCAAAAAGACGACACCGTCGTGCATACCCCCGGCCTCATGGGCGGGATCTCCAGCCTCATGAAGAGCTTGTTTGGCCTGGTGGTATCGCGCGTGGAACTGGCCGCGCTCGAGCTGTCCGAGGTGCGCAACCACCTGATCGAACTCGTGGCCCTGTTCGGCGCGGCCATCCTGGCGATCTGGTTCGCCATCGCCTACGGCACCGCGACCATCGTCGCGCTGGCATGGGACGACATGGGCTGGAAGATCCTGCTGATCCTGTTCGTCGTGTTCCTGGTCATCACCGGCGTCCTGGTGGCGAAGGGCCTGGCCCTGCTCAAGCAGGACAAGCTCTCCTTCCCGGCAACCATGAAGGAACTGAAGAACGACCGCGACATGCTGCTCTAAGCGGCGACACGAAGGAGGGGAAACATGCACAATCAAGATGGAACGACCGGACTGGCCGGCCACAAGCACAGCCTGGATCCGGTGGCGCGTAAACAGGAGCTGCTGCGCGAGGGCGAGTTCTTCCGCAGTAACGTGGCGCACGCGCGGGCGCAGATCCGTTACGCGGCGCGCCCCGAAGTGATGCTGCACAGCACGATCGATCACGCCACCTGGGCCCTGCGCGCACGCGCCGACGCCCTGCTGAAGCCGACCGGCACCAGCGTGTCGGTGCTGATGCCTTACGGCCTGGCGCTGTTCAACTTCATCCGCCAGCGCAAGCTGGGCAAGCCCGCCGGCGCCGCCGCCATCCTGCTGGGTGTGGTGGGCTGGTACATGAACAAGCGCCGTGTCCAGCATCAAGGCGTAAGCTGACACGGCAAAAAGTCAAACCGAACCAATATGGTGGGGCTTGAGCGGCGTCGCAATCATTGATTG from Massilia varians encodes:
- a CDS encoding branched-chain amino acid aminotransferase; this encodes MYLTYFNGQWTEGNVPLYGAMDHSLWLGSSVFDGARAMGGKLPDLRPHLERVIVSSEKLGLRCPLSVDEMEALVREGVAKFPQDAELYIRPLVFGTEGFLIPVAEASQFALTIFDAPLLPFTGFSSCLSTLRRPQPDMAPTDAKASALYANSTRAMREAKARGFDQAIMLDADGNVAEFAASNLFIVADDGAVVTPRLNGTFLAGITRARVIALLASEGVQVQERSVAPEELLTAREIFSTGNYGKVTPCTRYEDRTLEAGPVARRARELYLAFTETT
- a CDS encoding NUDIX domain-containing protein — encoded protein: MQDDDPNPIRILKQEILSDDYCQLKKVSFTQRRRDGSVQEHTREVYANAGGTAVLLYNRERRTVLLTRQFRIGAHLAGHDGSVIEVPAGNLDDTAPGEQARAELCEETGFRGRALRKMIEFFPNPSSLTETVHCFLGEYGERDRQGPGGGKEEEGEDIEVLGMDVDETFRQVKAGCIADAKTVILLQFLREELQVPNDPYSGGRGKIVQWTVFPPTRSIIASTAAT
- a CDS encoding OmpA family protein, which gives rise to MQNKLTKSVIAASLVAFTATGCADMSATQRGTAQGAGIGAALGGIVGASTSGGGGKRAAGGAAIGAAAGAVIGNIWSKRMEAQKQAMEQATQGTGVQVSQTADNRLKLDIPSDVSFDTGRSDIKSNFQPVLDRFASTLQENPGTTVVIIGHTDNTGTDAINQPLSVDRAARTRDYLAARGVNPGRITIEGRGSREPIASNSDASSRARNRRVEIYVAERGQG
- a CDS encoding lmo0937 family membrane protein, translated to MLYTIAVILIVLWLLGLVTSYTIGGFIHILLVVAVIMILVRLISGRGI
- a CDS encoding glycine zipper 2TM domain-containing protein, producing MNTSPNPSARERMHPLMILAALAVLLFCLVGTAAILGWIPSSVGGNKERQLSEAERLALASTLPQGAPQPAPGAAGNLPGQQLAPGYVQAPNTAAPADYPVQPAQAYAPAANYTPAPVAAAPAPARVVERVVEEPVGKPAKKTVQVAAADSGRNWCSNCGNVESVRTIKQRAEGSGLGAAGGAVIGGLLGNQIGGGSGRTIATAAGAIGGAVVGNQVEGNMKASTSYEIRVRLDDGTLRTFRQSSPPAWRSGDRVRIVKGRLRSVA
- a CDS encoding Crp/Fnr family transcriptional regulator, with product MNFAAPPPIAEHNSNLLLAALPPQELAQILPLLEPVTVAVGDVLCEAGEPLRHIYFPHDCLISLMGVAEGRMTLEVGLVGREGMVGATVALGHDTTQVRAIVQRAGSASRMDSARFRAEVAHNPSLQRVLYRYTDTQLAQAIQIAVCSRFHVLEARLARSLLVTRDRLQSDKFHLTHEFLAHALGVRRVGVTKAASALQQQGLINYSRGNIEILDPEGLAAASCTCYEIVREAGTQPIHGVM
- the ltrA gene encoding group II intron reverse transcriptase/maturase, with the translated sequence MSMQKAQRQMPANAGREAVGQGEAMLDAFSDEAFCPRHATGGTGSALLQTALTTENLRRAFKRVRANKGAAGVDGLDIDQTSRLLATEWLHIREQLLAGTYRPSPVRRVTIPKPDGGERELGIPTVTDRLIQQALLQVLQPILDPTFSEHSYGFRPGRRAQDAVLAAQAYVQSGLRIVVDVDLSKFFDRVNHDILIDRLKKRIDDARVIRLVRAYLNSGIMDHGVVQERSEGTPQGGPLSPLLANVMLDEVDKELERRGHRFARYADDANVYVRSRRAGERVMGLLRRCYAKLHLVVNEGKSAVASVFGRKFLGYSLWVARGGEIKRKVADKPLQAFKQRIRELTCRSGGRSMPDVVQGLRSYMLGWKGYFQLAQTPKVWRGLDEWLRHRLRAIQLKHWKRGSTMYRELLKLGAWPSAARHVAANSRRWWHNSDRLLKTVMTIGYFDRLGVPRLS